The Kribbella amoyensis genomic sequence GCCGGTTGGGAGTCGGCGGGGGCGACCGCATAGGCTCTGGAACATGGCGGAATTCATCTACACCCTTCGCAACGTCCGCAAGGCGTTCGGCGAAAAGGTCGTTCTCGACAACGTCACGCTGAACTTCCTGACCGGAGCGAAGATCGGCGTCGTCGGGCCCAACGGCACCGGCAAGTCCTCGCTGTTCAAGATCATGGCCGGGCTCGAACAGCCGAACAACGGCGAGGGCCGGCTGGCCGACGACGCGACGGTCGGGATCCTGCTGCAGGAGCCGCCGCTGACCGAGGGCAAGACCGTGCTGGAGAACGTCCAGGAAGGGGTCGGCGACACCAAGCAGAAGCTCGACCGCTTCAACGAGATCTCCGCCGAGCTGGCCGACCCGGACGCGGACTACGACACCCTGCTGGCCGAGATGGGTGACCTGCAGACCGAGCTGGACCACCGCAACGCGTGGGACGTCGACGCCCAGCTGGAGCAGGCGATGGACGCGCTGCGCTGCCCGCCGCCTGACGCGCTGGTGGACAACCTGTCCGGTGGTGAGCGCCGCCGGGTCGCGCTGTGCAAGCTGCTGCTGCAGCAGCCCGACCTGCTGCTGCTCGACGAGCCCACCAACCACCTGGATGCCGAGTCCGTGCTGTGGCTCGAGCAGCACCTGCAGAAGTACGCGGGCGCCGTCCTGGCGATCACCCACGACCGGTACTTCCTCGACAACGTCGCCGAGTGGATCCTCGAGCTCGACCGCGGCCGCACCTACGGGTACGAGGGCAACTACTCGAAGTACCTGGAGACCAAGCAGCAGCGGCTCGTGGTCGAGGGACAGAAGGACGCCAAGCGGCAGAAGATCCTGGAGCGCGAGCTCGAGTGGGTCCGGTCGAACGCGAAGGCCCGGCAGACCAAGAGCAAGGCCCGGCTGGCCCGGTACGAGGAGCTCGCGGCGGAGGCCGAGCGGGCGAAGAAGCTCGACATCGACGAGATCAACATCCCGGCCGGACCGCGGCTGGGCAGCACGGTGCTGGAGGTCGCGAAGCTGGAGAAGGGCTTCGGCGACCGCAAGCTGATCGACGGTCTGAGCTTCAGCCTGCCGCGGGCCGGCATCGTCGGTATCGTCGGCCCGAACGGCGTCGGCAAGTCGACGCTGTTCCGGATGATCGTCGGCGAGGAGCAGCCGGACGCGGGCAGCCTGAAGATCGGCGAGACGGTCAAGATCTCCTACGTCGACCAGTCGCGCGGCGGGCTGGACCCGAAGAAGACGGTCTGGCAGCAGGTCTCCGACGAGCTCGACTACATCAAGGTCGCGAACTTCGAGATGCCGAGCCGCGCGTACGTGGCGTCGTTCGGGTTCAAGGGGCCGGACCAGCAGAAGCCGACCGGCGTCCTGTCCGGTGGTGAGCGGAACCGGCTGAACCTGGCCCTGACGCTGAAGATGGGCGGCAACCTGCTGCTCCTCGACGAGCCGACCAACGACCTGGACGTCGAGACGCTGCAGTCGCTCGAGGACGCGCTGCTGGAGTTCCCGGGCTGTGCCGTGGTGATCTCCCACGACCGGTGGTTCCTGGACCGCGTGGCGACGCACATCCTCGCCTGGGAGGGGACCGAAGAGGACCCGGCCCAGTGGTTCTGGTTCGAGGGCAACTTCGCGGCGTACGAGGCGAACAAGATCGAACGCCTCGGCCCGGAGGCGGCGCGGCCGCACCGCGTCACCCACCGCAAGCTCACCCGCGACTGAAGTCCTGTCGCTCACTGAGACCCACCCGGCGATCCCGCCGGGTGGGTCTTTCACTTTCCAGGAGCGGTACTGCGGGCCGGCGGTTCGAGCGAGGCCGGCGCGGGCTGGGTACGCGAACAAGTTCGCGGGAGTGGGTGGGGCGGCTGGTGTTTGTGCGGGCGGTGCCGGGGGTTGGCGGTTGGGGTGAGGTCGGCGGGGGCTGGGTACGCGAACAAGTTCGCGGGAGTGGTTAGGCAGGTGGGTCCGTGCCCGAAGTTTGCGGCTGAGCGCCCCCAGTCCGCGCCCCCAGTCCGCGCCCCCAGTCCGCGCACCTGAGTCCGCGCCCCCAGTCCGCGCCCCCAGTCCGCGCACCTGAGTCCGCGCCCCCAGTCCGCGCTCCTGGGTCCGCGCACCGCAGTCCGCACCCCAGTCCGCGCTCCTGGGTTCCCCGTTTAGCCCCGCCTTGAAGCCCCCGCCTCTAAGCCCCTGCGTTCAAGCCACCGGCCGCCTCTAAGTCACCGCCTCAAGCCGCCGCCTTTGAGGTGCCGCCGTTGGACTGCGCCTTCAGCGCGCGCTTGGGCAGGTGTTGCGACGTCGGGTTGGGCCGGGCTTTGGGCTTGTGTCAGGTCCGCGCCTGGGGCTGCTTACTGCTGCGGGTGCCTGTGGCCTGGTTCTAGAGGGTGTTGAGGGGTTGGGAGTTGGTGAGGGCGTCCTGCAGGAAGGTCTTGATGGTTCGGAGTTCTGGTTCGGATCTGGTGGCGAGGACTTCCTGGATGCGGCGGCCCTGTTCTGCGTAGAGGGGGGTCAGCTTCTGCTGGATCGCCTCGGTCGACGGGGTGACGAGGACCTTGCGGCGGTCGGTCGGGTCGGGGCGGCGGGTGACCAGGCCCAACGACTCCAGCCGGTCGATGACGCCGGTGACCGTGCCCGAGGTCAGGCCGGTGTGTTCGGCGAGCTGGCGTGGGGTGAGGGGGCCGTGGGTCTGCAGCAGCGTCATGAACTGGGAGTCGCTCGCGCCCAGGCCGAGCTTGGCCGAGACGGCGTGGTTGAACAGGACCACGGACGCGATGAAGCGGACCAGCTGGTCCTGCAGCTCGGCGGTGATCTCTTCGCGGGTGCTCATGACAGACCTCTCCTCGGCACGACCGGTCTTGCATTTCTCTCGGATCTCCAAGATACTCGGATTGGCGAGATACTTGTTCGACCAAGAGATGTCTGATGGTAGAGGAGGAGACGGCGATGAAGGTGCTGGTGATCGGCGGTGGGACCGGTGGGCTCGCGTTGGCGCACGGTCTGCGCCGGGCCGGGATCGAGGTCGCCGTGTTCGAGCGGGACAAGCTGCGCACCGATGGCCTGCACGGGTACCGCGTCGGCATCGACCCGGACGGCAGCCGGGCCCTGCACGCGTTGCTCCCGCCGGACCTGTACGACACCTTCGTCGCGACCCGGGCGCGCGACCCCAAGTACTTCACCATGCTGACCGAGGACCTCAAGGAGGTGCTCTCGCTCGACCTCCCGCCGATGCCCGACCCGGTGGAGAGCGAGAAGTCGATCAGCCGGATGACGTTGCGCCAGGTGCTGCTGACCGGTCTGGACGACGTGGTCGAGTTCGGCAAGGAGTTCGTCCGGTACGAGCAGGACGGCGACCACGTCACCGCGTACTTCGCGGACGGGTCCAGCACGTCCGGGGATCTGCTCGTCGCCGCGGACGGTTCGGGCTCGCGCGTACGCCGTCAGTACCTGCCGCAGGCGCGGACCGAGGAGACGGGGATCGTCGCGATCGCCGGCAAGTTGCCGCTCACCGAGGAGAGTGCCGCGCTGGTCCCGCCCAAGGTGTTCGAGGGGATCTCGATGGTGAACGCGCCGCGCGGACTGGCCTGCATCCTGCACGTGATGGAGTTCCAGTGGGACCGCGACGGCATCGTGCGCGACGGTATCGGCGGCAGTACCGAGGAGCTGATCCGGAACTGGCCCGGTCTGCAGTTCGACAACACCCGCGACTACATCAACTGGGGTCTGTCCGCGGCGAAGGACAAGCTGCCCGCCGACGTCATGGAGCTTCGCGGCCGTGAGCTCGTCGACCTCGCGCTCGACCTCACCCCGGGCTGGCATCCGAACCTGCGCAGGCTGTTCGAGCTCACCGATCCCGGTACGTGCTTCCCGGTGAACATCTGGACGTCGGTCCCGCTCGAGCCCTGGCCGACGACGAACGTCACGCTGCTCGGCGACGCGATCCACACGATGACGCCCGGCCGGGGAGTGGGCGCCAACACCGCACTCCGGGACGCGCTGCAGCTCTGCCGCACGCTCGTCGACGTCCGCGACGGCCGGGCCGAGCTGCTGGCCGCGGTGCGCGAGTACGAGGCCGCGATGATCGAGTACGGCTTCGACGCGGTGCTGAAGAGCCGCGCGCAGATGAGCGCCGACGACCCGATGCACAAGCCCGTCATCGGTCGGGCGGCCCTCGCCGGCTTCCGCACGGCGATGCGGACCGTCAACCACATGCCGCCGCTCAAGCGCCGGATGCGCGACTCGATGCTCACGTACCGCGGGGCCGACCGCGACCACGACGCCTTCGAGATCACCCCCACGAACGCCGACCGCTAGCTGTGATGTCCGCCGAGCCGCCGGCCCCGAGCAGACGGTCGGACGGCCGATCGGTCAGCCGTGGGTTCGGTGGTCCGCGAGGACCTCCGCGATCACCTGCTCGTTGACCTCGGTGTCGTTGCCGGCGGCAAGGACGATGAGCGCTTTCCAGAGCGCCCACCCGCGAGCACGCGCCCAGGTCCCGGCGTCCTGGCCGACCGTGTCCCGGAAGACCGCGCGGGACTCGCCATCGAAGAACGTGTACGCGATGACCAGGTCGCACGCGGGATCGCCGACACCGGACGTGCCGAAGTCGATGACCGCCGACAGTCGGCCGTCCTGGACCAGCAGGTTGCCGCTCGCGATGTCGCCGTGGAACCACGTCGGCGGTCCGTCCCACGAACTCGCCAGCGCCGCCTCCCAGACCTCGCGCGCCCCGTCCGTGTCGAGCCGGCCCTTCAACGCGGCAAGGGCAGCGACCGTCTCGTCGTGGTAGAAGCTCGGCGGGGCGCCTCGGTGGAAGCTGTGTGCGCCGGCGATCGGTCCGCCGGTCGCGTCGCAGCTCTGCAACGCAAGGATGAACTCGGCTACCGACCGGGCGAACTCGGGCAGGTCGGTCACGCGTTCGTGAGACGCGGTGTCCCCGTCGATCCACCGGCGGATCGCCCAGGGATGCGGGTACCCCTCACCCGGCTCGCCCGTCGCGACCGCCTCCGGGATCGGCACGGGCAAGGACGGCGCCAGGAACGGGAGCCACCGGTGCTCCTTGTCGACGGCGGCGACGTAGGCCGGGTGCGTCGGGAGTCGCGCGGTGAGTTCGTCACCCAAGCGGTAGGTCCGGTTGTCCCAGCCTTCGACGGGAACAGGCGCCACCGGCAAGCCGGCCCACTGCGGGAACTGCTGAGCGATCAGTCGCCGGACCAGGTCCGCGTCGATCCCGGCGCGGCCGTCCTTGGGGGAGTTCGTCACAGCACGCCATTCTGCGGCCTCGGCGAGTCCGGCTCCACCCGATTACGCCCGCCCGGCGAACGCCTCCAGCCAGGCATCCGCGAGTACCCGCTGCCCGGCGTACGTGGGGTGGATGCCGTCCCAGATCCAGTACTCCGCGGGGGCCCGGGAAACCGCGACGTTCATCGCCCGCTGGTACGGAACGAAGACCGCCCCGTACTCCGAGGCCAGCTCCCGCGCGATTGCGGCGTGACCGGTGACGAGGTCGGCCCACTTCGCGCGGTCCGCGAGTACCGGGCTGGTCGGGAGGTAGAACGGCTCGCCCAGCACCAGCAGTACGTCGGGCAACTCGGCCCGGGTCCGCTCCAGCAGGGCCTCGTACGTCGTCCGGAAGCGGTGACCGTCGACGTCGTCGGACGCGCCGTTCATGATCTGGTTCACGTCGTTGATGCCGACGAGGATGCTCAGCACGTCGGGACGCAGGTCCACCGCGTCGGCCGGCCAGCGCGCGGCCAGGTCGGCGACCGAGTCACCGCTGACGCCGCGGTTCACGAAGCGCCAGCGCATCGCCGGGTACCGGGCGGCCGCGTCGGCCGCGATCAGGAACGGGTACGAGTGGCCGAGGACGTGGTTCGGGTCCTCGGTGGGGCCGCGGCCGCCGTGTGTGATCGAGTCGCCCTGGAACAGCACGAGCCGGCCGGCCGGGAGATCGAGCTCCGGGGCCGGCCGGTTGTCGGCGGTCAGCGCTGCCCGATGTGTTCGGAGACGGCGTCGAAGACGCGTCCGACGGCGGCGAAGTCCTCGGAGCTGGCCAGGTCGAGCAGGTTCTCCCGGACGCCTTCGACATGGAACGGCGCCGCCTGCTCCAGCAGGGCGAAGCCGGCCTCGGTCAGCTCGGCCCAGACCCCGCGCTTGTCGCTGGTGCAGGAGGTCCGGCGGACCAGGTCGGCCGACTCCAGCCGGCCCACCGTGTGGGTCAGCCGGGACCGGCTCTGGTGCAGCCGGTCGGCCAGGTCGGCCATCCGCAACCGGCGGTCGGGCGCCTCGGACAGCCGGACCAGGATCTCGTAGTCGTTCAGCCCCAGGCCGAACTGGCGCAGGTCGTCGTCCAGCTTCGCCATCAGGCGCGCAGTGCCCAGCAGGTACGCGCGCCACGCCACCTGCTGCTCGGCGTCGAGCCACCGGGTCCCAGTCGTCATCGTCACCCGATCAGTGTACCGGGAATGTAGTTGACTTTTAAACCGTTCATCTCTATCGTCAAGGTCATTGATTGAAGGTTGAACTTCTTTCGACGGCTGCCCCCCGACCTCCCGAAGGGAACCACCAGAAATGAGCACCACCGCCATCACCTCCGTCCCCGGCCTCGTCAGCGGGACGTACGTCCTGGACACCGCGCACAGCGAGATCGGCTTCACCGTCCGGCACCTGATGACCAAGGTGCGCGGCACCTTCCAGGAGTTCGCCGGCGAGATCGTCGTGAAGGACTCGCTCGAGGAGTCCACCACCGCCGTCACCATCGAGCTGGCCTCCGTGCACACCCGGAGCGAGCAGCGCGACGCCCACCTGCGCTCCAGCGACATCTTCGACGCCGAGAAGAGCCCGAAGATGACCTTCGCCAGCACCGAGCTGCGCCCGAACGGCGACGACTACGTCCTGGTCGGCGAGCTGACCATCAAGGACGTCACCAAGCCGGTCGAGCTGGACGTCGAGTTCCTCGGCGTGGACCAGAACGCCTACGGCCAGACCATCATCGGCTTCGAGGCGAGCACCCAGATCAACCGCAAGGACTGGGGCGTCGACTTCAACATCCCGCTCGAGGGCGGCAAGCTCCTGATCGGCGACAAGGTGGACATCCACCTCGACATCCAGGCCGCGCTGCAGGTCTGACCTCCGGCCGCTCCCGTCCGAGCTGCCGAGAAGGCTCCCGCACCGAGTAACGGTGCCGGGGGCCTTCGGCTTGTCCGGGGTCAGGTCTGGACCATCCGGTGGGCCAGGTCGGCGTAGAGCGCGCCGAGGGCCACGGGATCGCCGCGGTGCGGGGTGTACCAGCGGGCCACGTCGATCGCGAGCGAGAGCACCGCGAGCGTCGTCCCGGGGGGATCGTCGACCGCGAACGAAGCGTCCGCGACGCCGTCGGCCAGCACCTGCTCGACCTCGGCCGAGATGGCGCGCCGGATCACGGCGACCTCGGCCAGGTGCTCCGGGGTCAGTGCGGCCAGCTCGTACTGCACGACCCGCGCGATCGTGTGGTGCTCGGCGTGCCAGGCCGTGAACGCCGCGACCATTCCACGGAGCCGCTCCTCTGGTGATCCGTCGGTGCCGGCGGCCCGCAGGACGTCGAGGGCGGCGCGGTGGCCGTACAGGCTGATCTCGAAGAGCAGGCGTTCCTTCGACGGGTAGTGCACGTAGAGCGCGGCAGGGGACATGCCGGCCCGGGACGCGATGTCGCGGGTCGTGGTCGCCTGGAAGCCGCGCTCGGCGAACGCGTCGATCGCGCCGGTGAGCAAGCGACGGGCGGCGGCCGGCTGGACGTGTTCCCAGACGAGGGGGCTGGTGACTGCGGACACGTTGACACTCTGCCCTGGATTGGCGAAGCTAAGCAAGCGCTTAGTGATCGCTGCTCGGGGAGGCCAGCCCATGGAACGGATCATCTTCAACGAGGACCACCACGCGTTCCGCGCGAGCGCCAAGGAGTACTGCGATCGGTCCCTGGTCCCACGGATGGAGCAGTTCCTCGAGGAGAAGACCATCGACCGCGCCGCCTGGCTGGAGGCCGGGAAGCAGGGGTTCCTCGGGCTGGACGTGCCGGAGGAGTACGGCGGGTCGAGTGTCGGCGACTACCGGTTCAACGCGGTGTTCGCCGAGGAGGTGTCCAAGGTCTCCGCGTCGCTGTCGAGCTGCTTCGGCATCCACTACGACTGCTCCGCGCCGTACCTGGTGGACCTCGGCACCGAGGAGCAGAAGCAGCGCTGGCTGCCGCGGTTCTGCTCGGGTGAGCTCGTCGCCGCGATCGGGATGACCGAGCCTTCCGGTGGGTCCGACCTGGCCGCGTTGAAGACGACGGCGAAGAAGACCGACGGCGGCTGGATCCTGAACGGGTCCAAGACCTTCATCACCAACGGCGACATGGCCGACCTGACGATCACCGCCGCGCGGACCGATCCGGCCAAGGGCGCCAAGGGGATCACGCTGTTCGCGGTCGAGGCGGGGATGGACGGATTCGCCCGCGGTCGCAAGCTGGACAAGGTCGGGCAGACCGAGTCGGGCACGTCCGAGCTGTTCTTCGAGGACGTGTTCGTGCCGGACGAGAACGTGCTCGGCGAGGTGGACCGCGGGTTCATCCACATGATGGAGCGGCTCGCGCAGGAACGGGTCGGCGCCGCCGTCTCGAACATCGCGCACGCGACCCAGATCCTGGCCGAGACGATCGAGTACGTGAAGCAGCGCAAGGCGTTCGGTCAGCCGGTCGGCTCGTTCCAGTACAACAAGTTCCTGGTCGCCGAGCTGGTCACCAAGGCCGAGGTGACCCAGGCCTACGTCGACAACGCGATCGTCGCGCACGACGAGGACCGGCTGTCCGCGGTGGACGCGGCCAAGGTGAAGTGGTGGAGCGCCCAGGTGCAGAACGAGATCCTGGACGCGTGTGTCCAGCTGCACGGCGGCTACGGGTACATGAACGAGTACCGGGTCGCGCGGGCCTGGCGGGACGCCCGGGTGACCAAGATCTGGGCCGGCTCGAACGAGATCATGAAGGAACTCATCGGCCGCGACCTCGGCCTCTAGGAAGGACAGCCATGCCCGAAGCAGTCATCGTCTCCACCGCGCGTTCGCCGATCGGCCGGGCGTACAAGGGGTCGCTGAAGGACCTCCGGCCCGACGACCTGGCCGTCCAGGTGATCAAGGCGGCGGTGGACCAGGCCGGGCTCACCGGGGACCAGGTCGAGGACCTGATGCTGGGCTGCGCCGAGCCGCACGACGAACACGGCGGCAACATGGCCCGCCGGGTCGCGGTCCAGCTCGGCTGGGACAGCACGCCGGCGACGACCGTGAACCGGTTCTGCGCCTCGTCGACGCAGACCGCGCGGATGGCGTACCACGCGATCAAGGCCGGCGAGGGCGACATCTTCGTCAGCGCCGGCGTCGAGTGCGTCTCGCGGTACCAGAACTTCGGCTCGGCCGGGGTGGGGGACCCGTCGTCGTTCAACCAGGTGTTCGCCGACGCGGTGCAGCGGACCGAGAAGTACGCCGAGACCAACGAGACCTGGCACGACCCGCGGGCGGACGGGCTGATCCCGGACATCTACATCTCGATGGGCCAGACCGCGGAGAACGTGGCGACCCTGACCGGGATCGGCCGGGCCGACCAGGACGCGTTCGGGGTCCGCTCGCAGAACCTGGCCGAGAAGGCGATCGGCAACGGCTTCTTCGAGCGCGAGATCACCCCGGTGACGCTGCCGGACGGGACCGTGGTCAGCAAGGACGACGGGCCGCGGGCCGGGACCACGCTGGAGAAGGTCAGCCAGCTGCAGCCGGTGTTCCGCCCCGACGGCACCGTGACGGCCGGCAACTGCTGCCCGCTGAACGACGGCGCCGCGGCGGTGGTGATCATGAGCGACACCAAGGCCCGCGAACTCGGTCTCACCCCGCTGGCCCGGATCGTGGCGACCGGGGTCAGCGGTCTCTCGCCGGAGATCATGGGGCTCGGTCCGGTCGACGCGACCCGGCAGGCACTGGCCCGGGCCGGGATGAGCATCGGCGACATCGACCTGGTCGAGATCAACGAGGCGTTCGCGGTCCAGGTGCTCGGCTCGGCCCGGGAGCTCGGGATCGACGAGGACAAGCTGAACGTGCACGGCGGCGCGATCGCGCTCGGCCATCCGTTCGGGTCCACCGGGGCGCGGATCATGACCACGCTGGTGAACGGGCTGCAGTTCGAGGACAAGCAGTTCGGCCTGGAGACGATGTGCGTCGGTGGCGGGCAGGGCATGGCCGTCATCCTGGAGCGCCTCAGCTGATGAGCGGCGTACGCACGGCCCGGCGAGGACGGCGATGAAGGGCCGGACCGCGATCGTCACCGGGGCGTCCCGCGGGATCGGCCTCGCCGTGGCCCAGCGGTTGGTCGCCGCCGGCGCCCGGGTGGTGATCACCGGGCGCACGCAGGAGACGCTGGACGCGGCCGTCGAGACGCTCGGCGGGGCGGAGAACGCGCTTGCCGTCGCCGGGAAGGCCGCCGACCCGGAGCACCGCGCCCAGGTGATCGAGACCGTCTTGGCGACGTACGGGTCGGTGGACCTGCTGGTCAACAACACCGGCATCAACCCGATCTACGGCCCGCTGCTCGACGTCGACAGCGCGGTGGCGGCGAAGATGGTCGACACGAACGTGCTGGCCGCGATCGCCTGGGTGAAGGCCTGCCGGGACGCCTGGATGGGCGCGCACGGTGGTGCCGTGGTCAACCTGTCCTCGGTGGCCGGCCTGGCCCCGTCACCCGGGATCGGCTGGTACGGCGCGACCAAGGCGATGCTGTCCCGGGTGACGATGGAGCTGGCGATCGAGCTGGCCCCGGCGATCCGGATCAACGCCGTCGCGCCCGCGGTGGTGAAGACCAAGTTCGCCGGCGCGCTCTACCAGGGGCGCGAGGACGAGGTCGCCGCGGCGTACCCGCTGAAGCGGCTGGGCCGGCCCGAGGACGTCGCGTCGCTGGTGTGGTTCCTGCTCAGCGACGAGGCGTCCTGGATCACGGGTCAGACCGTCACCATCGACGGCGGCCTGACCCTCAACGGCGGCATCGTCCAGTAGCTCCTACGGCTGCCGTCCCATCCAAGCGGCCAGCCGGTCGTACGCCGGGGCGTCGGCGGCGACCGGCCGCCGCTGGCGGGTTGTTTCATCGCCGACGGGATTCCCTCACCGATAACGCGCTACAACACGCCATCCATCAAACAACTCGCCAACGCCCCCGAGACCAGCCAACCTTGAGCACCAACCAGCCACCTCAAGCGCGGCCACCCGACCGGTACATGCACAAAGTCGCCTGGCGGCGCAGGTGCGGTGGGCGAGCGATCGCGGTACCCCTTCCAGTCCGCGGCCCAGCTCTTGGTCCGGGTGGTGGCCATCGGGATGTCCAGCGCGTTGCCGCCGTGCGACTGCGGTACGCCTCCACAAGAGCGGGGACGACGGTCCGCCGTACGGTCGACGTACGGGCCGAGTGGGAGCGGCTCTGCTCCGGTTGGCCAACGCCGCCGTTGCTACCTACGGCTGAGTCACTCCGCCGAGGAGAGGACCAGGGTGCGGAGCTTGGTGATCGCCAGGGTGAGACCGGCTGCCGTGACCGCGACCAGGAGGATCAGGCTGATCGGGAGTTCGGTCGCCGCCTCGATGGTCGGGACGTTGCTGAGATGCTCGACCACGGCCAATGACCACTGCTGGACCGACAGTACCTTGGCGCCGTCGACGTACTGACCCATCACGCTCTCCCACAGCAGCGTGTAGATCAGGCCGATGGTGACCGCGTTCCCGGACAGCACCGAGAGCGGGACGAAGATCGCGGTGTACGCGATGCCCGCGACCAGGGCGCCGGCCCCGAAGGCGAGCGCGGTCCGCACGTCGCCGGGGTCGAGGACGATCCCGGCCAGCACCATCGGGACCGCGCCGAGTGCGAGGATCACGGCGACGGCGACGGCGACCTTGGTGAGGATGATCGTGGAGCGCTGGATCGGCTTGCTGAGCAGGTACACGATCGAGCCGTCGTCGATCTCGGTGGCGATCACGCCGGTGCCCGCGATCAACGCGACCA encodes the following:
- a CDS encoding SDR family oxidoreductase — its product is MKGRTAIVTGASRGIGLAVAQRLVAAGARVVITGRTQETLDAAVETLGGAENALAVAGKAADPEHRAQVIETVLATYGSVDLLVNNTGINPIYGPLLDVDSAVAAKMVDTNVLAAIAWVKACRDAWMGAHGGAVVNLSSVAGLAPSPGIGWYGATKAMLSRVTMELAIELAPAIRINAVAPAVVKTKFAGALYQGREDEVAAAYPLKRLGRPEDVASLVWFLLSDEASWITGQTVTIDGGLTLNGGIVQ
- a CDS encoding ABC transporter permease, translating into MNRTIARLTLATLFGHRRGVLLFILPAVFVGLCVLLALTVDDKDGLAPAMLQQFGLAVILPLVALIAGTGVIATEIDDGSIVYLLSKPIQRSTIILTKVAVAVAVILALGAVPMVLAGIVLDPGDVRTALAFGAGALVAGIAYTAIFVPLSVLSGNAVTIGLIYTLLWESVMGQYVDGAKVLSVQQWSLAVVEHLSNVPTIEAATELPISLILLVAVTAAGLTLAITKLRTLVLSSAE